The Deltaproteobacteria bacterium nucleotide sequence ATCGTCTATGATCAAACGAAGATTTCCTACGAGAAACTTCTGGATGTCTTTTGGCGGCAGGTCGACCCGACCGATCCGGACGGTCAGTTCGTGGACAGGGGAAAGCAATATTCCACGGCCATCTTTTTTCATAACGAAAAGCAGAGAAAATCGGCGGAAGAATCGAGAAACAACCTGGGAAAAAAGAACCTCTATGAGAAACCGGTTGTAACACCCATTCTCCCGGCCGGCGCCTTTTATCCAGCTGAAGAGTATCATCAGGATTACTACAAGAAGAATCCGATCCGGTACAGATATTATCGATACAACTCAGGCAGAGACTCATTCCTGGAAAAGATCTGGGGACGAAAAAGGAAAGGAACAAATCGATCCATGACCGACTTAAAGAAGAAACTCACCCCCATGCAATACCGGGTCACCCAGCAGGACCGTACCGAACCGCCCTTTGTCAATGCCTATTGGGATAACAAAAAGGCGGGGATTTATGTGGATATCGTATCCGGCGAACCTCTCTTCAGCTCTCTGAACAAATATGATTCCGGTACAGGCTGGCCCAGTTTCACAAGGCCCCTCGTACCGGAGAACATCGTCGAGCGCAACGACACCAAGCTGTTCCGGCTCCGCACGGAGGTCCGGAGCAGACATGCCGATTCACACCTCGGCCATCTCTTCAAGGACGGTCCACAACCGGCTGGCCTTCGTTACTGCATCAACTCAGCGGCACTTCGATTCATCCGGGTGGAAGAGCTGGAGAAAGAGGGCTACGGGAAATTCATGAAACTGTTCCAGCCGTTTTCGCACGGAATAGGGCCCACGGAATAGCAGACGGAATAGAGACGGAATAGGACCCGGAAGAGACGGAATAGGGCCAGGTCTTTAATCTTGATATTCCCATTCGATGGGTCGAATAGAATATTGAAGGAACGATGAAGTAAATTCAAAATTAAAGACCTGGCCCTCAGGACCTGCTGAGGACCTGCTGTATAAAACAGGCTGGGTTGCGGTGGGGGTTGGTGGCCCATCATAAGCGCAGGTTTCCTTTGTGCTTGTGTTCCTGGTTGCACAAATATACCATGGCTCCTGACTTAATCAAAGAGGTTTGGGCAACAGCCCGTCAAGGCCCTTTGCTGCTCCTACGTAGAACTTCGTCTCATCTCCATCGATATCAGCAGATCCGGAAACCCCGCTGATCCTGTGAAAAAGAATGTAATCTCATTTGTC carries:
- the msrB gene encoding peptide-methionine (R)-S-oxide reductase MsrB encodes the protein MLLAFWIISISFSKSTNAVPDSDRFQRATFAGGCFWCMEKPFEELEGILSVTSGYTGGFSKHPTYETYDTGGHLEAVQIVYDQTKISYEKLLDVFWRQVDPTDPDGQFVDRGKQYSTAIFFHNEKQRKSAEESRNNLGKKNLYEKPVVTPILPAGAFYPAEEYHQDYYKKNPIRYRYYRYNSGRDSFLEKIWGRKRKGTNRSMTDLKKKLTPMQYRVTQQDRTEPPFVNAYWDNKKAGIYVDIVSGEPLFSSLNKYDSGTGWPSFTRPLVPENIVERNDTKLFRLRTEVRSRHADSHLGHLFKDGPQPAGLRYCINSAALRFIRVEELEKEGYGKFMKLFQPFSHGIGPTE